The Cucumis melo cultivar AY chromosome 6, USDA_Cmelo_AY_1.0, whole genome shotgun sequence genome includes a region encoding these proteins:
- the LOC103496183 gene encoding D-3-phosphoglycerate dehydrogenase 1, chloroplastic, producing the protein MAASASPTLRTPSLRTSLLSSFSSKLPLPSAFSVNLRPRSVGAPRFVVLVSASLNAKPTVLVAEKLGEAGLDLLKEFANVDCSYNLSPEELCTKISLCDALIVRSGTKVSREVFESSGGRLKVVGRAGVGIDNVDLAAATEHGCLVVNAPTANTVAAAEHGIALLTAMARNVAQADASVKAGKWQRNKYVGVSLVGKTLAVMGFGKVGSEVARRAKGLGMHVIAHDPYAPADRARAIGVELVGFDEAIATADFLSLHMPLTPATSKILNDENFAKMKKGVRIVNVARGGVIDEEALVRALDAGIVAQAALDVFTVEPPPKDSKLIQHENVTVTPHLGASTMEAQEGVAVEIAEAVVGALKGELAATAVNAPMVPAEVLTELKPFVELAEKLGRLAVQLVAGGSGVKTVKVTYASSRAPDDLDTRLLRAMITKGLIEPISSVFVNLVNADFTAKQRGLRITEERVIIDGSPEKPLEYIQVQIANVESKFASAISDSGEIKVEGLVKDGVPHLTKVGSFEVDVSLEGSIILCRQVDQPGMIGKVGSILGEENVNVSFMSVGRIAPRKQAVMAIGVDEQPSKESLKRIGDVPAIEEFVFLKL; encoded by the exons ATGGCTGCCTCCGCTTCACCTACCCTCCGTACACCCTCCTTGAGGACTTCCCTactttcttccttctcttctaAGCTTCCTCTTCCTTCCGCTTTTTCTGTTAATCTTCGTCCACGGAGTGTTGGCGCGCCGCGGTTTGTGGTTTTGGTATCTGCGTCTCTTAATGCGAAACCCACGGTTCTTGTTGCGGAGAAGCTCGGGGAGGCGGGTCTTGATTTGCTTAAGGAATTTGCTAATGTTGATTGCTCCTATAATTTGAGTCCTGAGGAGCTTTGTACCAAGATCTCTCTCTGTGATGCGCTTATTGTGCGCAGTGGGACTAAGGTTAGCCGTGAAGTGTTTGAATCATCTGGAGGAAGGTTGAAGGTCGTTGGGAGAGCTGGTGTTGGCATTGACAATGTGGATCTGGCGGCCGCCACTGAGCATGGTTGTTTAGTGGTGAATGCTCCCACTGCTAACACGGTAGCTGCCGCTGAGCATGGAATTGCTCTTTTGACTGCAATGGCTAGAAATGTTGCCCAAGCTGACGCATCTGTTAAAGCTG GGAAGTGGCAACGCAACAAATATGTTGGTGTCTCACTTGTGGGGAAAACACTGGCTGTAATGGGATTCGGCAAAGTCGGATCTGAAGTTGCTCGTCGTGCAAAGGGACTTGGCATGCATGTAATCGCACATGACCCATATGCCCCAGCCGATCGTGCTCGTGCAATAGGCGTAGAGCTTGTGGGCTTTGATGAAGCCATTGCAACTGCTGATTTCCTCTCTTTACATATGCCTTTAACTCCAGCCACGTCAAAGATCCTTAATGATGAGAATTTTGCAAAGATGAAGAAAGGAGTAAGGATTGTGAATGTTGCTCGCGGAGGAGTAATTGATGAAGAAGCTCTTGTAAGGGCGCTGGATGCTGGAATTGTTGCTCAG GCTGCACTTGATGTCTTCACTGTGGAACCACCTCCTAAGGATAGCAAGTTGATTCAGCACGAGAATGTCACAGTAACTCCTCATCTTGGTGCTAGCACAATGGAGGCTCAG GAAGGAGTGGCTGTTGAAATTGCTGAAGCTGTTGTTGGAGCCTTGAAAGGGGAGCTTGCGGCTACTGCCGTCAATGCTCCGATGGTTCCTGCAGAG GTGTTAACAGAGCTGAAACCATTTGTTGAACTCGCTGAGAAATTGGGAAGACTGGCTGTCCAATTGGTAGCCGGAGGAAGTGGTGTGAAAACTGTGAAAGTAACATATGCTTCCTCTAGAGCTCCTGATGATCTTGACACCAGGCTTCTTCGTGCCATGATAACCAAAGGTCTCATTGAGCCCATTTCCAGTGTTTTTGTGAACTTGGTGAATGCTGACTTCACTGCCAAACAAAGAGGACTAAGGATAACCGAGGAGCGAGTCATTATCGATGGGTCGCCTGAGAAACCATTAGAATACATTCAGGTCCAGATTGCGAACGTGGAATCCAAATTTGCCAGTGCTATATCAGATTCTGGAGAGATAAAGGTGGAAGGACTTGTTAAAGATGGAGTCCCTCACCTCACGAAGGTTGGGTCTTTTGAAGTCGATGTTAGTCTGGAGGGCAGCATCATTCTCTGCAGGCAAGTTGACCAGCCAGGTATGATTGGAAAGGTTGGAAGCATTCTTGGAGAAGAAAATGTTAATGTTAGTTTCATGAGTGTTGGAAGGATTGCGCCTCGAAAGCAAGCTGTTATGGCCATTGGTGTTGATGAACAGCCCAGCAAGGAATCTTTGAAGAGGATTGGTGATGTCCCAGCAATTGAAGAGTTTGTTTTCCTCAAGTTGTAG